A genomic window from Populus nigra chromosome 7, ddPopNigr1.1, whole genome shotgun sequence includes:
- the LOC133699582 gene encoding G-type lectin S-receptor-like serine/threonine-protein kinase At1g11410 isoform X2: MFLLTLQFTSCTYMDAIKTNQTVKDGSLVISKENNFALGFFSLGNSSFRYLGIWYHKVPEQTVVWVANRGHPINGSSGFLSINQYGNLVLYSDSDRTVPVWSANCSVGYTCEAQLLDSGNLVLVQTTSKGVVWQSFDYPTDTMLAGMKLGLNRKTGQELFLTSWRSADDPATGDYSFKLYPNGLPQFFLSRGTRRYWRTASWPWRGQWQLYKESFVNIQDEVYFVYTPIDDSIILRIMVDHTGFLKVVTWHVSDHKWKEFWAAPKHQCDWYGKCGAYSTCEPVDITRYECACLPGYELKDARNWYLRDGSGGCVSKGLESSSVCDPGEGFVKVDKVLLPDSSFAVWVNTSMSRANCEKQCKMNCSCSAYAIVDAPGIAKGCITWHGELMDTTYDRNDRYDLYVRVDALELAENARKSKGSHEKGLLTILIPAVLSTSLIISVLGYLWLRKRGEKETWVANELRRSGNDVDLDFFKLSTLSAATKNFSPDNKLGEGGFGSVYKLPNGEEIAVKRLSKNSGQGIEEFTNEVKVIGKLQHRNLVKLVGCCIQGEEPMLIYEYLPNKSLDSFLFDETRELFLDWSTRVVIIVGIARGILYLHQDSRLRIIHRDLKCSNILLDAEMTPKISDFGMARIFGRDQIQDETRRVMGTFGYMSPEYAAFGKISVKSDVFSFGVMLLEIVSGKRNNRYNLQDSSLTLIGHVWELWREERALEIVDSSLQELYHPQEVLKCIQIGLLCVQEDAMDRPSMLAVVFMLSSSEAAIPSPKEPAFIFREICSKPHTLIEVQEDDGGGGGGGGGGGVELAINKHG; the protein is encoded by the exons ATGTTTCTTCTAACCCTCCAATTCACTTCATGTACTTACATGGACGCCATAAAGACAAACCAAACAGTTAAAGATGGAAGCCTTGTAATctccaaagaaaacaattttgcaTTAGGATTTTTTAGCCTTGGTAATTCAAGCTTTAGATACCTTGGAATTTGGTATCATAAGGTACCTGAACAAACTGTTGTGTGGGTGGCAAATAGAGGGCATCCAATCAATGGCTCCTCAGGGTTTCTCTCCATCAACCAATATGGAAACCTCGTCCTCTATAGTGACTCTGACCGAACGGTTCCAGTATGGTCTGCAAATTGTTCTGTTGGATATACTTGTGAAGCTCAGCTTTTGGATTCAGGAAATCTGGTTCTGGTCCAGACTACAAGTAAGGGAGTTGTGTGGCAAAGTTTTGATTATCCTACTGATACCATGCTAGCAGGAATGAAACTTGGTTTAAATAGGAAAACAGGTCAGGAACTGTTTCTGACATCATGGAGATCAGCAGATGACCCTGCAACCGGGGACTACTCGTTTAAGCTCTATCCCAATGGCTTACCACAATTCTTTCTCTCCAGGGGAACAAGACGTTATTGGCGAACAGCCTCATGGCCATGGAGAGGCCAGTGGCAATTGTACAAGGAAAGCTTCGTAAACATTCAAGATGAAGTATACTTTGTCTACACACCTATTGATGATTCCATTATCCTTAGAATAATGGTGGATCATACAGGGTTTTTGAAGGTTGTAACATGGCATGTAAGTGACCACAAATGGAAGGAGTTCTGGGCAGCACCTAAGCACCAATGTGATTGGTATGGAAAATGTGGTGCTTATAGCACGTGTGAACCTGTTGACATTACCAGGTATGAGTGCGCTTGTTTGCCTGGATATGAACTCAAGGATGCAAGGAACTGGTATCTGAGAGATGGGTCTGGTGGTTGTGTCAGCAAGGGACTAGAATCCTCTTCAGTGTGCGATCCTGGAGAAGGGTTTGTGAAGGTGGACAAAGTATTACTTCCTGATTCTTCATTTGCAGTTTGGGTGAACACAAGTATGAGTCGTGCAAACTGCGAAAAGCAATGCAAGATGAATTGCTCATGCTCTGCGTATGCAATTGTAGATGCTCCAGGAATAGCAAAGGGCTGCATTACATGGCATGGAGAATTAATGGACACAACATATGATAGGAATGACAGATATGATCTGTATGTTCGTGTTGATGCGCTTGAATTAG CTGAGAATGCAAGGAAATCAAAAGGGTCTCATGAAAAGGGGTTGCTGACCATTCTTATTCCAGCTGTTTTATCAACATCGTTGATCATTAGCGTACTTGGTTATTTGTGGCTCaggaagagaggagaaaaag AGACTTGGGTGGCAAACGAGCTCCGGAGAAGTGGCAATGATGTAGACTTGGATTTCTTCAAGCTCAGCACACTTTCTGCTGCCACAAAAAACTTCTCCCCAGATAACAAACTTGGGGAAGGTGGTTTTGGTTCAGTTTACAAG CTACCTAATGGGGAGGAGATTGCTGTCAAAAGACTCTCAAAAAATTCAGGACAAGGAATAGAAGAATTTACAAATGAAGTCAAGGTAATTGGGAAGCTTCAACACAGGAATCTTGTGAAACTTGTAGGCTGTTGCATTCAGGGAGAAGAACCGATGCTAATTTACGAATACTTGCCAAACAAAAGCTTAGACTCATTTCTTTTTG ATGAAACAAGAGAACTGTTCCTGGATTGGAGCACACGGGTTGTCATTATAGTTGGCATCGCTCGTGGGATTCTATATCTTCACCAGGACTCAAGGTTGAGAATCATTCACAGGGACTTGAAATGTAGCAACATTCTATTAGATGCAGAGATGACCCCAAAAATCTCAGATTTTGGAATGGCTAGAATATTTGGAAGGGACCAAATACAAGACGAGACACGTAGAGTTATGGGAACATT TGGATACATGTCACCAGAGTATGCTGCGTTTGGCAAAATTTCGGTGAAATCAGATGTGTTTAGTTTCGGGGTTATGTTATTAGAGATTGTAAGTGGCAAGAGGAACAACAGATATAATCTACAGGATTCTTCCTTGACCTTGATAGGGCAT GTGTGGGAGCTATGGAGAGAAGAGAGAGCATTGGAGATAGTTGATTCATCATTGCAGGAGTTATATCACCCTCAAGAAGTCTTGAAATGCATTCAAATCGGGCTCTTGTGTGTGCAAGAAGATGCTATGGACAGACCCTCCATGTTAGCTGTTGTTTTCATGTTGAGTAGTTCTGAAGCAGCTATTCCTTCTCCAAAAGAACCTGCATTCATTTTTAGAGAAATTTGCAGTAAGCCTCATACCCTAATTGAGGTACAAgaagatgatggtggtggtggtggtggtggtggtggtggtggagtaGAATTAGCTATAAATAAACACGGCTGA
- the LOC133699582 gene encoding G-type lectin S-receptor-like serine/threonine-protein kinase At1g11410 isoform X1, whose protein sequence is MFLLTLQFTSCTYMDAIKTNQTVKDGSLVISKENNFALGFFSLGNSSFRYLGIWYHKVPEQTVVWVANRGHPINGSSGFLSINQYGNLVLYSDSDRTVPVWSANCSVGYTCEAQLLDSGNLVLVQTTSKGVVWQSFDYPTDTMLAGMKLGLNRKTGQELFLTSWRSADDPATGDYSFKLYPNGLPQFFLSRGTRRYWRTASWPWRGQWQLYKESFVNIQDEVYFVYTPIDDSIILRIMVDHTGFLKVVTWHVSDHKWKEFWAAPKHQCDWYGKCGAYSTCEPVDITRYECACLPGYELKDARNWYLRDGSGGCVSKGLESSSVCDPGEGFVKVDKVLLPDSSFAVWVNTSMSRANCEKQCKMNCSCSAYAIVDAPGIAKGCITWHGELMDTTYDRNDRYDLYVRVDALELAENARKSKGSHEKGLLTILIPAVLSTSLIISVLGYLWLRKRGEKETWVANELRRSGNDVDLDFFKLSTLSAATKNFSPDNKLGEGGFGSVYKGQLPNGEEIAVKRLSKNSGQGIEEFTNEVKVIGKLQHRNLVKLVGCCIQGEEPMLIYEYLPNKSLDSFLFDETRELFLDWSTRVVIIVGIARGILYLHQDSRLRIIHRDLKCSNILLDAEMTPKISDFGMARIFGRDQIQDETRRVMGTFGYMSPEYAAFGKISVKSDVFSFGVMLLEIVSGKRNNRYNLQDSSLTLIGHVWELWREERALEIVDSSLQELYHPQEVLKCIQIGLLCVQEDAMDRPSMLAVVFMLSSSEAAIPSPKEPAFIFREICSKPHTLIEVQEDDGGGGGGGGGGGVELAINKHG, encoded by the exons ATGTTTCTTCTAACCCTCCAATTCACTTCATGTACTTACATGGACGCCATAAAGACAAACCAAACAGTTAAAGATGGAAGCCTTGTAATctccaaagaaaacaattttgcaTTAGGATTTTTTAGCCTTGGTAATTCAAGCTTTAGATACCTTGGAATTTGGTATCATAAGGTACCTGAACAAACTGTTGTGTGGGTGGCAAATAGAGGGCATCCAATCAATGGCTCCTCAGGGTTTCTCTCCATCAACCAATATGGAAACCTCGTCCTCTATAGTGACTCTGACCGAACGGTTCCAGTATGGTCTGCAAATTGTTCTGTTGGATATACTTGTGAAGCTCAGCTTTTGGATTCAGGAAATCTGGTTCTGGTCCAGACTACAAGTAAGGGAGTTGTGTGGCAAAGTTTTGATTATCCTACTGATACCATGCTAGCAGGAATGAAACTTGGTTTAAATAGGAAAACAGGTCAGGAACTGTTTCTGACATCATGGAGATCAGCAGATGACCCTGCAACCGGGGACTACTCGTTTAAGCTCTATCCCAATGGCTTACCACAATTCTTTCTCTCCAGGGGAACAAGACGTTATTGGCGAACAGCCTCATGGCCATGGAGAGGCCAGTGGCAATTGTACAAGGAAAGCTTCGTAAACATTCAAGATGAAGTATACTTTGTCTACACACCTATTGATGATTCCATTATCCTTAGAATAATGGTGGATCATACAGGGTTTTTGAAGGTTGTAACATGGCATGTAAGTGACCACAAATGGAAGGAGTTCTGGGCAGCACCTAAGCACCAATGTGATTGGTATGGAAAATGTGGTGCTTATAGCACGTGTGAACCTGTTGACATTACCAGGTATGAGTGCGCTTGTTTGCCTGGATATGAACTCAAGGATGCAAGGAACTGGTATCTGAGAGATGGGTCTGGTGGTTGTGTCAGCAAGGGACTAGAATCCTCTTCAGTGTGCGATCCTGGAGAAGGGTTTGTGAAGGTGGACAAAGTATTACTTCCTGATTCTTCATTTGCAGTTTGGGTGAACACAAGTATGAGTCGTGCAAACTGCGAAAAGCAATGCAAGATGAATTGCTCATGCTCTGCGTATGCAATTGTAGATGCTCCAGGAATAGCAAAGGGCTGCATTACATGGCATGGAGAATTAATGGACACAACATATGATAGGAATGACAGATATGATCTGTATGTTCGTGTTGATGCGCTTGAATTAG CTGAGAATGCAAGGAAATCAAAAGGGTCTCATGAAAAGGGGTTGCTGACCATTCTTATTCCAGCTGTTTTATCAACATCGTTGATCATTAGCGTACTTGGTTATTTGTGGCTCaggaagagaggagaaaaag AGACTTGGGTGGCAAACGAGCTCCGGAGAAGTGGCAATGATGTAGACTTGGATTTCTTCAAGCTCAGCACACTTTCTGCTGCCACAAAAAACTTCTCCCCAGATAACAAACTTGGGGAAGGTGGTTTTGGTTCAGTTTACAAG GGTCAGCTACCTAATGGGGAGGAGATTGCTGTCAAAAGACTCTCAAAAAATTCAGGACAAGGAATAGAAGAATTTACAAATGAAGTCAAGGTAATTGGGAAGCTTCAACACAGGAATCTTGTGAAACTTGTAGGCTGTTGCATTCAGGGAGAAGAACCGATGCTAATTTACGAATACTTGCCAAACAAAAGCTTAGACTCATTTCTTTTTG ATGAAACAAGAGAACTGTTCCTGGATTGGAGCACACGGGTTGTCATTATAGTTGGCATCGCTCGTGGGATTCTATATCTTCACCAGGACTCAAGGTTGAGAATCATTCACAGGGACTTGAAATGTAGCAACATTCTATTAGATGCAGAGATGACCCCAAAAATCTCAGATTTTGGAATGGCTAGAATATTTGGAAGGGACCAAATACAAGACGAGACACGTAGAGTTATGGGAACATT TGGATACATGTCACCAGAGTATGCTGCGTTTGGCAAAATTTCGGTGAAATCAGATGTGTTTAGTTTCGGGGTTATGTTATTAGAGATTGTAAGTGGCAAGAGGAACAACAGATATAATCTACAGGATTCTTCCTTGACCTTGATAGGGCAT GTGTGGGAGCTATGGAGAGAAGAGAGAGCATTGGAGATAGTTGATTCATCATTGCAGGAGTTATATCACCCTCAAGAAGTCTTGAAATGCATTCAAATCGGGCTCTTGTGTGTGCAAGAAGATGCTATGGACAGACCCTCCATGTTAGCTGTTGTTTTCATGTTGAGTAGTTCTGAAGCAGCTATTCCTTCTCCAAAAGAACCTGCATTCATTTTTAGAGAAATTTGCAGTAAGCCTCATACCCTAATTGAGGTACAAgaagatgatggtggtggtggtggtggtggtggtggtggtggagtaGAATTAGCTATAAATAAACACGGCTGA